The following proteins are encoded in a genomic region of Oryzias latipes chromosome 17, ASM223467v1:
- the LOC101156120 gene encoding E3 ubiquitin-protein ligase MARCH2 → MSSSGCCQLPGSLCDYSGNAESDASKDSEESDSTTQAQYVAKVTAKDGRPLSTVVKAVSMQSDVGMCRICHEGAGGETLLSPCDCTGTLGKVHKSCLEKWLSSSNTSYCELCHTEFTIERRPQPLTQWLKDPGPRSEKRTLLCDMACFLLITPLAAISGWLCLRGAQDHLQLKSRLEAVGLIALTIALFTIYILWTLVSFRYHCQLYSEWRRTNQKVRLLMPDMKGMHTTQRSVPTKSTKKMTDETIV, encoded by the exons ATGTCTTCTTCAGGGTGCTGCCAGCTACCTGGCTCCCTTTGTGATTATTCTGGGAATGCGGAATCTGACGCTTCTAAGGATTCCGAAGAATCTGACTCTACCACACAAGCCCAGTATGTTGCCAAGGTTACAGCGAAGGATGGCCGCCCACTCTCCACGGTTGTCAAAGCAGTCAGCATGCAGAG CGATGTGGGAATGTGCAGGATTTGTCATGAAGGAGCTGGAGGGGAGACGCTGCTTTCCCCCTGCGACTGCACTGGTACCCTTGGAAAAGTGCACAAGAGTTGTTTGGAAAAGTGGCTTTCATCCTCCAACACCAGCTATTGTGAGCTCTGTCACACAGAATTCACTATTGAGCGGAGACCACAACCACTTACACAG TGGCTGAAGGACCCAGGCCCCCGCAGTGAGAAGCGCACGCTGCTGTGCGACATGGCTTGCTTCCTCCTGATTACTCCCCTGGCTGCCATTTCTGGGTGGCTGTGTCTGAGGGGGGCCCAGGATCACCTGCAGCTGAAGAGCAGACTGGAGGCCGTCGGCCTCATCGCCCTCACCATCGCCCTCTTTACCATCTACATCCTCTGGACACTG GTGTCATTTCGATATCACTGTCAGTTGTACTCAGAGTGGAGGCGGACCAATCAGAAAGTGCGCCTGCTCATGCCTGACATGAAAGGGATGCACACCACCCAGCGCTCCGTGCCGACCAAGTCGACCAAAAAGATGACTGATGAGACCATCGTATGA
- the LOC101155883 gene encoding mitochondrial import inner membrane translocase subunit TIM44 produces the protein MAASVCRCYELLGRNALAFRSLPLASVVGRNGVFRLRGTPAAAQVRYASGRKGFFGEFVNNLRQEFSKNQEMKDNIKKFREEAKRLEESDALQQARRKYKSIEAETVKTSEVFKKTFGSVAETVKESFEEVGRTNIGKKIKAGMEEAARTAAHSAESVSKGGEKFGRNSAIRAISQSVESMRREIDVEDAGPYRAPAQLRMRSDFAFKDVDGGTRVFEANEEVMGVVLHKDSKWYQQWKDFKDNNAVFNRIFEMKMKYDESDNALIRASRAMTDRVTDFLGGLFSKTEMSEVLTEILKADPNFDKDSFLKQCKKDIIPNILEAMVRGELEVLKDWCYEATYSQLAHPIQQARALGLLFQSKVLDIDNIDLAMGKIMDQGPVLIITFQAQVVMVIRSPKGDIVEGDPEKVMRMMHVWALCRDQEELNPNAAWRLLDMSASSTEQIL, from the exons ATGGCAGCGTCCGTGTGTCGGTGTTACGAG CTACTTGGCAGAAATGCTTTGGCGTTCAGGTCTCTGCCTCTGGCATCTGTGGTGGGAAGAAATGGTGTTTTCAGGTTACGCGGGACCCCAGCTGCTGCACAG GTCCGATACGCCTCAGGACGTAAAGGTTTCTTTGGAGAGTTTGTCAATAACCTCCGCCAGGAGTTCAGTAAAAACCAGGAGATGAAAGACAACATCAAGAAGTTCAGAGAAGAGGCCAAACGGCTCGAGGAGTCTGATGCCCTTCAGCAAGCTCGCAGGAAATAT AAATCTATTGAGGCTGAGACAGTGAAGACATCTGAGGTGTTTAAGAAAACCTTTGGCTCTGTAGCTGAGACGGTCAAAGAG AGTTTTGAGGAGGTCGGGCGTACAAACATTGGGAAGAAGATTAAGGCAGGCATGGAAGAGGCAGCCAGGACCGCCGCGCACTCAGCCGAGTCGGTCTCCAAAGGGGGAGAGAAGTTCGGCAGGAACAGTGCAATCAGGGCCATTTCACAG AGTGTGGAATCCATGAGGAGAGAGATCGACGTTGAGGATGCCGGGCCTTACAGAGCTCCCGCTCAGCTGAGGATGAGGAGCGACTTTGCATTTAAAGATGTTGACGGCGGTACCAGAGTGTTTGAGGCTAACGA AGAGGTCATGGGTGTGGTTCTCCACAAAGACTCAAAATGGTATCAGCAGTGGAAAGACTTCAAAGACaataatgcagtttttaacc GAATTTTTGAGATGAAGATGAAGTACGACGAAAGTGACAACGCCTTGATCAGAGCATCCAGAGCGATGACTGACAGAGTCACTGACTTTTTAG GTGGTCTTTTTTCCAAGACAGAAATGTCAGAGGTGCTGACGGAGATCCTGAAGGCCGACCCTAACTTTGACAAAGACTCTTTTCTCAAACAATGCAAGAAAGACATCATTCCTAACATACTGGAG GCTATGGTCCGTGGAGAGCTGGAGGTATTAAAGGACTGGTGCTATGAAGCA accTACAGTCAGCTGGCCCACCCCATTCAACAGGCCAGGGCTCTGGGACTCCTCTTCCAGTCTAAAGTCCTTGACATTGACAATATAGAT CTGGCGATGGGAAAGATAATGGACCAGGGTCCGGTGCTGATCATTACCTTCCAGGCTCAGGTTGTCATGGTGATCCGCAGCCCCAAAGGAGACATTGTGGAAGGAGATCCG GAAAAGGTGATGAGGATGATGCATGTTTGGGCCTTGTGTCGTGACCAGGAGGAGTTGAACCCCAACGCAGCCTGGAGGCTTCTAGACATGTCCGCCTCCAGCACtgagcagatcctctga
- the LOC101156358 gene encoding ras-related protein Rab-11B, producing MGNRDDEYDFLFKVVLIGDSGVGKSNLLSRFTRNEFNLESKSTIGVEFATRSIQVDGKTIKAQIWDTAGQERYRAITSAYYRGAVGALLVYDIAKHLTYENVERWLKELRDHADNNIVIMLVGNKSDLRHLRAVPTDEARAFAEKNNLSFIETSALDSTNVEEAFKNILTEIYRIVSQKQIAERSANDESPGNNVVDISVPPTTDGQRGSKLQCCQNL from the exons ATGGGGAACCGAGACGACGAATACGATTTCTTGTTCAAAG TCGTGTTGATCGGGGACTCGGGCGTTGGGAAGAGCAACCTCCTCTCTCGGTTCACTCGGAACGAGTTCAACCTGGAGAGCAAAAGCACCATCGGGGTGGAGTTTGCCACGCGCAGCATTCAGGTGGACGGCAAGACGATAAAGGCTCAGATCTGGGATACAGCAGGGCAGGAGCGCTACAGAGCCATCACGTCAGC atacTACAgaggggcagtgggggcgcTGTTAGTGTATGACATAGCCAAACACCTGACCTATGAGAATGTGGAACGCTGGCTGAAGGAACTGAGAGACCACGCAGACAACAACATTGTTATTATGCTGGTTGGCAACAAAAGCGACCTGCGCCACCTTCGGGCTGTCCCTACAGATGAAGCCCGGGCCTTTGCAG agaAAAACAATCTGTCATTCATTGAAACCTCTGCCTTGGACTCGACAAACGTGGAAGaagcttttaaaaacatcctcACAG AAATCTACCGCATTGTATCGCAGAAACAGATTGCTGAGCGATCTGCCAATGACGAGTCCCCAGGAAACAACGTGGTGGACATCAGCGTTCCACCAACCACAGACGGTCAGAGAGGGAGCAAACTACAGTGCTGTCAGAACCTGTAA